In Argiope bruennichi chromosome 4, qqArgBrue1.1, whole genome shotgun sequence, a single window of DNA contains:
- the LOC129966137 gene encoding baculoviral IAP repeat-containing protein 5-like, with the protein MCLLDTNMTEGPQEVQAEKYDAMYTEAIRFQSFKNWPFDESAICSASKMAEAGFFHCPTEKEPDLVQCYVCFKELDGWEPTDEPWAEHFSHSKDCLFAQLKKPQKDLTIEEIFNIECARKYNKIKRVITQHVQESRRIKEDLIEYLDTLDESLDKTKKKKK; encoded by the exons ATGTGTCTTTTAGATACAAATATGACTGAAGGACCTCAGGAAGTGCAAGCGGAGAAATATGATGCTATGTATACTGAAGCAATCCGTTTTCAGTCTTTTAAAAATTGGCCATTTGATGAAAGTGCAATATGCTCTGCATCAAAG ATGGCTGAAGCAGGATTTTTTCATTGCCCAACTGAAAAAGAACCGGATTTAGTTCAATGTTATGTTTGCTTTAAAGAATTAGATGGATGGGAGCCTACTGATGAGCCTTG ggcAGAACATTTTTCTCATTCAAAAGACTGTTTGTTTGCTCAATTAAAAAAGCCACAGAAAGACCTtactattgaagaaatttttaatattgaatgtgctagaaaatataataagatt AAACGAGTGATCACTCAACATGTGCAGGAATCAAGAAGAATAAAAGAGGACTTAATAGAATATTTAGATACATTAGATGAATCATtggataaaacaaagaaaaagaagaaatga